In bacterium, a single window of DNA contains:
- a CDS encoding class I SAM-dependent methyltransferase, whose amino-acid sequence MLYKYLPNFIFKSLFGDRKQWGNQPFANDKDFIYWMDKLWLDYYMGFHQGRIASTVNHLGFKIMNHINLNNRSILEVGPGNVEHLRYTQTRPREYIIIDLTEDLLTVAEKKLNSYNVHNVKKILLSGTHIPLPENHIDIILTFHQLEHVHNLTEHIDEFKRILKNDGLIVGAVPAEGGLTWGIGRFFTTRRYIKKNLNIDFDKIICWEHPNFVDAIKKILDREFTLVKSWKKPLGFLPFDLTISWSFIYKKT is encoded by the coding sequence ATGTTATATAAATATCTTCCAAATTTTATATTTAAAAGTTTGTTTGGTGACAGGAAACAATGGGGAAACCAACCATTTGCTAACGATAAAGATTTTATTTATTGGATGGACAAATTATGGTTAGATTATTATATGGGATTTCATCAGGGAAGAATTGCTTCAACAGTGAATCATCTCGGTTTTAAAATAATGAACCATATTAATCTGAATAACAGGTCTATCTTGGAGGTGGGGCCGGGAAATGTCGAACATCTCCGTTATACACAAACCCGTCCGCGTGAATATATCATCATCGATCTGACTGAGGATCTTCTTACGGTGGCCGAGAAAAAGCTGAACAGCTATAATGTTCATAATGTAAAAAAAATCCTTCTTTCAGGTACTCACATACCCTTACCTGAAAACCATATAGATATTATATTGACATTTCATCAACTCGAACACGTGCATAATCTCACAGAACATATTGATGAATTCAAACGAATCCTGAAAAATGATGGTCTGATTGTTGGAGCAGTACCTGCTGAAGGGGGTTTAACATGGGGTATTGGCAGATTTTTTACTACAAGAAGATATATTAAAAAAAATTTAAATATTGATTTTGATAAAATCATCTGCTGGGAACATCCAAACTTTGTCGATGCTATCAAAAAGATACTCGACAGAGAGTTCACGCTTGTTAAATCATGGAAAAAACCTCTTGGCTTTCTTCCATTCGATTTGACGATATCATGGTCGTTTATTTATAAAAAAACATGA